The DNA window GGTCGCGTAGCGGGACTCGTACCGGATGAAGTCCTTGTCGACGTCGATCAGCTGGTACAGCTGGGTGTTCTCGCTGTCGCTGGTCACCTCGGCGCCGTTGTCGGTCCAGTTCACGCCACCGTTCAGCTGGTACATCTTGCCGCCGGAGACCGAGACCACGTACACGGTGCCGTTGTGGACGGTCGCGGACTTGCGTGCCGTCTTGACGTTGCCGCGGCCGTAGCTGTGGTCGTGGCCCTGCAGCACCAGATCGACGCCGTACTTCTCGATCAGCGACCCCCACTGGGCGCGGACCTGCGGGTTGTTGCGCGTGCCGGTGTTCGAGTAGACGGGGTGGTGGAACGTGACGACCGTCCACTTGTTCGGGTTGTTCTTCAGCACACCCTCGAGCCACGCGGTCTGCTTGGCCATCAGGTCGGGAACGCCCTGCGCGTTGGAGTTCAGCGAGATGAACCGGACGCCTTGGTAGTCGAGGTAGTAGACAGTCTGCTTGAGCAGCTCGTCACCCGGACCGTTGTCGGGGAACGGGAACTGCGGGCGCCAGAACTCCGACAGCGAGCCGCCCGCGTACTCGTGGTTGCCCGGCGTCGCGATGTTGTTGATCTGCGCGTCGGTCCAGCCGGCGGCCTGGAACCACTGGCCCCACTCCTCCTCGCTCTCGGCGAGATTCACCAGGTCACCAGCGTGCACGAACGCCTTGGCCTGCGGCCGCTCGGCGAACGCCTGCCGGAAGACCCGCGGGACGGAGGAGTCGATGTAGTTCTGCGCGTCGCCGTAGTAGATGAACGAGAACGGCTGGAACGAGGCGGCGGCCGTGGTGAAGTCGTGCCACTCACTCCAGTTCACGCCGTCGCCGACACGGTACGAGTAGCGCGTCGCCGGCGTGAGGCCCGAGAACCCCACGGTGTGGTAGGTCGACGGGTACCCGAGGTCGGTGTTCACCGGCGTGGACGAGCTCGCGCTCACGTTCTGGACGGCACCGGCGGGCGGCTTGACGTCGCCGAACGCGCGAGGCGCCACCAGGATCTCGGCCTGGGCGAACCCGCTGTCGGCCACCGCGCGCCACGTGACGTTCTGCGACGTCGCCGGGGTGGTCGTCGGAGTCAGCACCACGCGGTCGGGAATGGGAGACGGCTTGTGGATCTCGGCGGCCGGGAACTTCGCGGGCGGTTCACCGGAGAACGCCGCCGGGCCGAGGAACGCGCCGGCGGCGACCACCGCGACGCCGAGGACTGCGAATCTCACTCTTCTGGAGCTGGCCCTGATCAACCTTGGCTCATCCTTTCGGACCTTCACCCCGTGCAGCGATGCTCCGCCGGCTGGACGGAGTTGGTGATCAGTGCGCCAGTTCCAGCACTACGGCGCTTGGCCTGAACGTGTCGGCGAGTTGAACAGGGGACCGCCGTTTCGGCGTTCGCCTCACGTTCACGTTCCCGTCGCCGAGTTCTGGAAGAAACTGGGTTCCATGCGCCGGCGTCTGCTCTTCCTGCTGGCCGGGGTGGTCGTCGCCGCGGCGGTGGTCATCCTGCTCATCGCGCAGCGGGGGTCGGGCGCTCCGGGCGCGCCGGTGGTGAAGGACGAGACGTTCCTCACCGCCGAGACCGCCGGGGTGCTGGCGATCGAGGGCGGCGAGTGCTTCACCGATCCCGCGTACTCCAAGCAGGCCAAGGCCGACGAGGTCGTCTTCACCAAGTGTGAGGGTGCGGACAACCAGGCTTTCGCCTTCTTTCCCTTGACTTCTGGCTCGTGGTCGTCTGCGCGGGTAGCGCGTGAGGGATTGGCTGGGTGCCGGTCCAGGTTCGAGAAGCTCTGGACCGGCGACCAGCGTTCCGACTTGGGGTTCTATCCGGTGCTCCCGACGCAGGCGACGTGGGAGTACGGCGACCACGACGTGATGTGCGTCGTGTACCGGCCGGACGGCCCGCTGTCCGCGTCGGTCATCCCGCGTCCCTAGCGGCGCTCGAGCTGGGCCGGGAGCCGGGGGAGCTGGACGTCTTCGGCGGCGAGCCTCCTTGCCAGCGTTGCCCAGTCGTCGGGGGTGAGCTCGTCGGCGTTCGTAGGAAGGCCTTTGCCCAACCGGTGCACGCGTTTGCCGTTGGTGAGATTGGCCAGCACGCTGCGCAGCGGTGGCGCGCCCTTGCTCGCGTACGTGGTGGCGAGCAGTCCCCACAGGGCTTGTTGCGTACGGCCGTTTCTGCTGCCCTCGCGGGCGCGGACCGTGAGGTGGGCGGAGTCGACGCCTGGCGCCGGGGTGAACAACTTGGCGGGAATCCGTTGCTGTATTCGCAAATCGAACCTCGCCGCCCACCACGCGGTGTCGAGGTCGCGTGGATGCGGGCTGGTGATCCTTCGTGCGAAGCCCCATTCCACCACGAGATCCGCCTTCTGTAGCGGGGTGTTGCGCGGGCCGAGCAGGCGGCGGAGCAGGAAGGTCGACAGCGCGTACGGGATCGATGCCACGACCTGGAACGGCCTGTGGGGCAGCGACATCCTGCGCAGGTCCTGGCGGACGACGCGAACGTTCGTACGGTCGGCGAAGCGTTTCTCCAACCTCCGAACGAACTCCGGGTTACGTTCGACCGCGAGCACCCGCGCGCCGGTGTCGGCGAGTGGTGCGGTGAGCGTGCCCGGGCCAGCGCCGAGATCGAGCACGAGACTGTCTTTGCCTGGTTGGGCTGTGGCGATCAGCTTGGCGATGGCGCCGCTGTCGCGGAGCAGGTGAATGCCGGCAGGGTTGTGGGTGTGGGGTGCAAGCGTACGCATGAGGTCCTCGAAGGGGGTTCGCGGAAATGGGCGCGCGAAAGCCCCACCGAGCTACCTCGGTACGGTCAAGCGGAGTTCGTCAGAAGTGCGGAATGCCGGTCAGACCGTCACCGAGACTCGGTGAGGCGTTCTGACCGCAGGCGCACGAAGAAGGCGCAGCTGAATTGCATACACATGCGGGCCAGCATAACGGCAAGGCGCTCGGCTGGCGAGCGCGTTGAGGCGTGCGTCACTCGAAGGCAGTGTGCAGGAAGTCGCGGTAGACGCCGTGGTCCGCGCGGAGGGCGACGGTGGCGTTGGACCCCTCCGTGCGCCACGGGCGGGTGTCGACGAGGAGCTGCCCGAGCGTCCTGCTGCCGGTGGTCTCGACGCTGACGTACGCCTCGACGGACTCCGTGAACAGGTCGGGCCGCGCCAGGTAGGCCACGCACATCGGGTCGTGGACGGGCGAGCCTTCCGGGCCGTCCTGGCCGTGGGTGAGGCGGTGCCGGATCAGGCTCGCGGAGGCCGTGGCGGCAGGCGTTCCGAGGGCGTCGAACGCGTCGCAGTCGACGCTGGTCAGCGGCGCGCTGTGGGTGGCGTCGAGCGGAACGATCACGACCTCGCGGATGCCCGCGCTGAGCACCGCCTCCGCCGCCTCCGGGTCGACCCAGACGTTGAACTCCGCGGCGACCGACACGTTCCCGTTCACGAACGCCGCGCCGCCCATCAGCACCAGCCGCGGGATGCGCTGGGCGAGGCTCGGCTCGGTCGCGAGGGCGAGCGCGACGTTGGTGAGCGGGCCGACCGCGACGAGCGTCACGTCGGCGTTGGCGTCGTCCAGGTACGTGTCGATCAGGAAGCGGACGGCGTTCTGCTTCTCGACGGTCGACCTCGCTGCGGGCAGATCGAGGAGCGCCTGCTGGAACTCGCTGCCCTCGTTCAGGATGTCGCGGGGGATCGGGAAGTCCGGCCGGACGAACGGCCGCGCAGCACCTGGGTAGACGGGGACACCGGCGCCCACATGGTCGAGGGCGCGCAGGGTGTTCTCGGTGGTGTGCTCGAGCGCGACGTTCCCGTTCACCGTGGTGACGGCGACCAGGTCGAGGTCGGGATGGGTCACGGCGGCGAAGATCGCGATCGCGTCGTCGGAGCCGGTGTCACAGTCGAGGATCAGGCGCGTCGTCACCCGCCACAGGCTAGCGGCGATCTTTCGTCCGGCGGTTCGTCCGACCGGCCCGCCCAGTCCGGCCCCGCCTGGGGGCCAATGATCATGTTTACATGATCATTGGCCCCTTTACGCCGGGTAGACGCCAGGTCATGTGGCCACTGGCCGGGTGAGGCGACCACCTGCAGCCCCACCCCAGGGCGTTCGCCGGGGACGGCTGCCTATTGTGGCCGGATGCAGTCCTCCGGCGACCTCGCTCAGGCGGTCGAACCGGGTCCGCGCGTCGTCGACGGCGCCGTGACCTGGGGTTTTGCCGACCCCGAGCACGAGCTCGCCGGCGTCCGGCTGGTGCAGGAGCTCGGCGTTCCGGGCGACCTGCTCGACTTCCGGCGCGTCCCCGGCGGCTGGGCGCTCACGCTGGAGGCGCTCGCGGTCCTGCGGATGGAGTACCGCCTGGAGCTGCGGGCCGGCAGCGGCGAACGGCAGGAGCTCTGCGACCCGGCCAACCCGCTCCGTGCGCCCGGCGCGTTCGGCGA is part of the Tenggerimyces flavus genome and encodes:
- a CDS encoding purple acid phosphatase family protein, with translation MRFAVLGVAVVAAGAFLGPAAFSGEPPAKFPAAEIHKPSPIPDRVVLTPTTTPATSQNVTWRAVADSGFAQAEILVAPRAFGDVKPPAGAVQNVSASSSTPVNTDLGYPSTYHTVGFSGLTPATRYSYRVGDGVNWSEWHDFTTAAASFQPFSFIYYGDAQNYIDSSVPRVFRQAFAERPQAKAFVHAGDLVNLAESEEEWGQWFQAAGWTDAQINNIATPGNHEYAGGSLSEFWRPQFPFPDNGPGDELLKQTVYYLDYQGVRFISLNSNAQGVPDLMAKQTAWLEGVLKNNPNKWTVVTFHHPVYSNTGTRNNPQVRAQWGSLIEKYGVDLVLQGHDHSYGRGNVKTARKSATVHNGTVYVVSVSGGKMYQLNGGVNWTDNGAEVTSDSENTQLYQLIDVDKDFIRYESRYATGEHHDGFVIRKNKKGERTVNDLRTPENSVGEQVTATPTTVPRKGDLEIAGYRFEPNEKVTISWRRSTLPADKDGEVYDKVRADELGRVLDTFELWSGVRAGTYQIVLRSETQRITTPTITVTDR
- a CDS encoding ribosomal RNA small subunit methyltransferase A; translation: MRTLAPHTHNPAGIHLLRDSGAIAKLIATAQPGKDSLVLDLGAGPGTLTAPLADTGARVLAVERNPEFVRRLEKRFADRTNVRVVRQDLRRMSLPHRPFQVVASIPYALSTFLLRRLLGPRNTPLQKADLVVEWGFARRITSPHPRDLDTAWWAARFDLRIQQRIPAKLFTPAPGVDSAHLTVRAREGSRNGRTQQALWGLLATTYASKGAPPLRSVLANLTNGKRVHRLGKGLPTNADELTPDDWATLARRLAAEDVQLPRLPAQLERR
- a CDS encoding nucleoside hydrolase; this translates as MTTRLILDCDTGSDDAIAIFAAVTHPDLDLVAVTTVNGNVALEHTTENTLRALDHVGAGVPVYPGAARPFVRPDFPIPRDILNEGSEFQQALLDLPAARSTVEKQNAVRFLIDTYLDDANADVTLVAVGPLTNVALALATEPSLAQRIPRLVLMGGAAFVNGNVSVAAEFNVWVDPEAAEAVLSAGIREVVIVPLDATHSAPLTSVDCDAFDALGTPAATASASLIRHRLTHGQDGPEGSPVHDPMCVAYLARPDLFTESVEAYVSVETTGSRTLGQLLVDTRPWRTEGSNATVALRADHGVYRDFLHTAFE